One stretch of Arachis hypogaea cultivar Tifrunner chromosome 20, arahy.Tifrunner.gnm2.J5K5, whole genome shotgun sequence DNA includes these proteins:
- the LOC112784041 gene encoding uncharacterized protein, producing MSTSSGTSQTYLKGHEEHMNNSSSSTLIILQRNTSSSCGTERRGRRKQQSAEPGRFLGVRRRPWGRYAAEIRDPTTKERHWLGTFDTAHEAALAYDRAALSIKGGLARTNFIYTTTQNNTINGNNLLNSMDNNPHHHHQQVILPPSQDYFLNNTHQNCIMSHQLDDDITSLVHDENPSKLVMKGDENLFFFSATDSTNSGYLECIVPENCFRPISSSTPTNNNNTSNSSMSAASAPSDQNVVSSINTNTMEALKHYYGGEELDGQGIFWNNQDEQQSSWDCNNKSNNYGELSAIFDKQEGCMMNALCPIMNETSPSYGVVVTTREAAIPIPSTTSPSIPSLGDVYLGMTYSLF from the coding sequence ATGTCCACCTCCTCTGGAACCTCACAGACTTACCTCAAAGGACATGAAGAACACATGAATAATTCTTCATCATCAACTCTTATTATTCTACAACGCAACACTTCATCTTCTTGTGGCACTGAGAGAAGAGGCAGAAGAAAGCAGCAATCAGCAGAACCAGGAAGATTTCTTGGTGTGAGAAGACGGCCATGGGGAAGATATGCTGCTGAGATCAGAGACCCTACAACCAAAGAGAGACACTGGCTTGGAACCTTTGACACTGCTCATGAAGCTGCTCTTGCTTATGATAGAGCTGCTCTTTCCATCAAAGGTGGCTTAGCAAGAACAAACTTCATCTACACAACCACACAAAACAACACCATCAATGGTAATAATCTTCTCAACTCTATGGATAataatcctcatcatcatcatcaacaagtTATTTTGCCACCTTCACAAGATTATTTCCTCAACAACACTCATCAGAATTGCATCATGTCTCACCAACTTGATGATGATATTACTTCCCTTGTCCACGATGAGAACCCTTCAAAGTTGGTGATGAAGGGCGATGAGAATTTGTTCTTCTTCTCAGCCACTGATTCCACAAATTCTGGCTATCTGGAATGCATTGTTCCAGAGAACTGTTTCAGACCTATTTCTTCTAGTACTCCCACCAACAACAATAATACCTCAAACTCCTCCATGAGTGCTGCTTCAGCTCCTAGTGACCAAAATGTTGTTAGCAGCATTAACACAAACACCATGGAGGCATTGAAGCATTACTATGGTGGTGAAGAACTTGACGGTCAAGGAATATTCTGGAACAATCAGGATGAGCAACAATCATCTTGGGATTGCAATAATAAGAGTAATAATTATGGTGAACTTTCAGCTATATTTGACAAACAAGAAGGTTGCATGATGAATGCATTGTGTCCCATCATGAATGAGACTAGTCCAAGCTATGGAGTAGTAGTGACTACTCGTGAGGCTGCTATTCCTATTCCTTCAACTACTTCTCCATCAATTCCTTCTTTGGGGGATGTCTACTTAGGAATGACCTACTCGCTCTTCtag
- the LOC112783458 gene encoding uncharacterized protein, with protein MCHKESSAVVHFETMPAYQGDELVGDIQVLHRVFWSYYPCIRAFRHCKPIVQVDGTHLYGKYKSCLLVAVSQDGNNNIVPIAFAIMEGETSNAWHFFLSNLRQHVVTRDGVGLISDRHKSINAAVERSNGAWSPPRAFHMFCIRHIDSNFLRKFKAPYLQKLVVNIGYSRTVREYEVRYQRLRERGKAYTNWLNRIPREQYALAFDGGYRWGHMTTNLVECINSVLKGARNLPITALVKATFYRLNELFTRKRAEAEARINAGHVFSEVVTSKLHANQFASGNIQVSCFDRHNEVFEVREMPSGLEFAVDLRGLRCDCGEFQVDRIPCRHVFACCANQRLDWKLYVHDVYNPQNYS; from the exons ATGTGTCATAAGGAGTCATCAGCTGTTgtccattttgagactatgcctgcatatcaaggcGATGAGTTGGTGGGTGATATTCAAGTACTGCATCGAGTAttttggagttattacccctgtattagggcattcagacattgtaagccAATTGTCCAGGTGGATGGGACTCACTTGTATGGAAAGTATAAGAGTTGTCTACTAGTGGCAGTTTCACAGGATGGCAACAATAATATCGTCCCAATTGCGTTTGCTATTATGGAGGGAGAGACTTCTAATGCATGGCACTTCTTCCTTAGTAACCTTCGTCAGCATGTTGTCACTCGGGATGGTGTGGGTCTAATATCCGACCGACACAAATCCATCAATGCAGCTGTGGAACGCAGTAACGGAGCTTGGTCACCTCCTAGAGCTTTTCATATGTTCTGCATCAGGCATATAGATTCGAATTTTCTGCGAAAATTTAAGGCACCGTACCTCCAAAAATTGGTCGTCAACATTG GATATTCGAGGACGGTGCGGGAGTACGAAGTGCGTTACCAGCGATTACGGGAACGGGGGAAAGCGTATACAAACTGGTTAAACCGAATTCCTCGCGAACAGTACGCATTGGCATTTGATGGTGGATACCGATGGGGTCACATGACAACGAATCTAGTGGAATGCATCAATTCAGTGttgaagggtgcacgcaatctTCCCATTACTGCTCTTGTCAAGGCAACATTCTACAGGCTAAACGAGCTGTTCACCAGAAAAAGAGCGGAGGCAGAAGCGCGGATTAATGCTGGCCATGTGTTCTCCGAAGTCGTGACCTCGAAGTTGCATGCAAACCAATTTGCATCAGGAAACATTCAGGTCAGTTGCTTTGACCGGCATAATGAGGTCTTCGAGGTGCGTGAGATGCCAAGCGGACTGGAGTTTGCAGTCGATCTACGTGGCCTTCGATGTGACTGTGGTGAGTTCCAGGTGGACCGGATCCCCTGCAGACATGTGTTCGCATGTTGCGCCAACCAGCGACTGGATTGGAAACTGTATGTGCATGATGTGTATAATCCTCAAAATTATTCATAA